A genome region from Drosophila simulans strain w501 chromosome 2R, Prin_Dsim_3.1, whole genome shotgun sequence includes the following:
- the LOC6735556 gene encoding protein PTHB1: protein MSLFNVCSWWSAQCSDPGEEYDVASLLCARFGLETQEKDYIIVGSQTGQLSIYYPHNRGFDATDLLLETQMEAPIIGLYAGKFSGNVRNENANQLGVLLPNAIVIYNVLAIGGLAEHGAQLRLQVQAEHKFQRVSFGLCQGHFGQVKGREFFCVVHLDGTLTFFEQDGISYECRFPGHRALPAPVAYCERTDSFFRFSATWDLQCFSYQDLSHSLVTKSSYQPTWSQGVGEGIVDMRVVQVKENCSNIMILGERNFISLDDNGKFNFMLKLDYAPKCFTSFVVGYYWEPGARLISAIISDSSKLHLYEEANIIWAAQWPNQSPAPVAIQRSNVQNLAGGIVTLGARGQLEVGYLGADPFQFQVQPLNVEELSFAQAHKELQKLEDEIKEAVDVRDMDALNQQAADQVRLSFTIEKEANDDLDTLLLDVPADVAVKELPSAKGILRCKIKAELAELQLVFQTPNGVRCSQDTLSFVNVPAGTSKEFKLDFYTAELLHIHSTKVEVVASFLSTRGIPRVIQQSANLPLSMFYRICQPQKAAGIKLTYSITSRHVSPKLATFFGEFLEEKSDTHALGLQLLCPGLEKQSEVITVVAAKNSNRFRIQSDYVETFAMILERIVERTLQLDSSAGLIKMDKKKPKRGVLNRCVERLMAAPFLPTQPILHRIDVHHETQQNIRKQTDQLEELWQQFKTLQRQLQEQSESEPKEALTMKIESNYDQLILEGDKLVEIRRDERKQRCDLNCAVALAKWIIHALNLEERVVNVVSSVLSVPIEDWTELSWEESMAPGIDMLHHFGPLTRSKSSSTHGLLDANAGSRDSFDYSRFRRHFATLFDRIVRLASSPMAINPEKGKEESSTEEKPPPTQQVDEIGNMQRMLGEKGLPLAPPKRKTNMSSSLEAVEDDEEYDEEDLREDVGYRKEYGATDQKNPNNKKRSEWVNEDFELPTTEELFSDLGIWW, encoded by the exons ATGTCGCTGTTCAATGTCTGCAGCTGGTGGTCCGCCCAGTGTTCAGATCCTGGAGAGGAATACGACGTGGCTAGCTTGCTGTGCGCTCGCTTTGGCCTGGAGACCCAGGAAAAGGACTACATTATTGTGGGTTCCCAGACGGGCCAGCTGAGTATCTACTATCCACACAACAGGGGTTTCGATGCCACCGACCTCCTTTTGGAGACCCAAATGGAGGCTCcaataataggtttgtatgCTGGCAAGTTTAGTGG AAATGTTCGCAACGAGAACGCCAATCAATTAGGAGTTCTCCTGCCAAACGCCATTGTAATTTACAATGTTTTGGCTATCGGTGGATTGGCGGAACACGGAGCCCAGTTGCGTTTGCAGGTGCAGGCGGAGCACAAGTTCCAGCGCGTCTCGTTTGGACTGTGCCAAGGTCATTTTGGACAGGTGAAAGGACGGGAGTTTTTCTGTGTCGTGCATCTGGATGGCACGCTGACCTTCTTTGAGCAGGATGGAATATCCTACGAGTGTCGATTCCCGGGTCACCGGGCTCTTCCCGCTCCGGTGGCCTATTGCGAGAGAACCGATAGCTTCTTTCGGTTTAGTGCCACATGGGACCTTCAATGCTTTAGCTACCAGGATCTGTCCCACTCGCTGGTCACCAAGAGCAGCTATCAGCCCACCTGGTCGCAGGGCGTCGGCGAAGGCATTGTCGATATGCGGGTGGTGCAAGTAAAGGA AAATTGTTCCAACATCATGATTCTGGGCGAAAGAAACTTCATTTCGCTGGATGACAATGGAAAGTTCAACTTTATGCTCAAGCTGGACTACGCTCCGAAATGTTTTACCAGTTTTGTGGTTGGCTATTACTGGG AACCTGGAGCTCGTCTAATCAGCGCCATCATTTCTGACTCCTCCAAGTTGCATCTGTACGAAGAGGCCAACATCATTTGGGCAGCACAGTGGCCAAATCAATCGCCCGCTCCGGTGGCCATACAGCGCTCGAATGTCCAAAACCTAGCTGGTGGAATCGTTACGTTGGGCGCCAGGGGTCAGCTCGAAGTGGGCTACCTTGGAGCCGATCCCTTCCAGTTCCAGGTGCAGCCCCTGAACGTGGAGGAACTGAGCTTCGCCCAGGCCCACAAGGAGCTCCAGAAGCTGGAGGACGAGATCAAGGAAGCAGTGGATGTGCGAGACATGGATGCGCTTAACCAACAGGCTGCGGATCAAGTGCGACTAAGTTTCACCATCGAGAAGGAGGCTAACGATGATCTGGACACGCTCCTCTTGGACGTGCCAGCGGATGTGGCTGTCAAGGAATTGCCTTCGGCCAAGGGCATACTGCGCTGCAAGATCAAGGCCGAGCTGGCCGAGTTGCAGCTGGTGTTTCAGACGCCAAATGGAGTCCGTTGCAGTCAGGACACATTGAGTTTTGTTAATGTACCCGCAGGCACAAGCAAGGAATTTAAGCTGGACTTTTACACTGCGGAGTTGCTACATATTCATAGCACCAAGGTGGAAGTGGTGGCCTCCTTCTTAAGTACCAGG GGCATTCCACGGGTCATCCAGCAAAGCGCCAACCTTCCTTTGTCCATGTTCTATCGCATTTGTCAGCCGCAAAAGGCGGCTGGAATCAAGCTGACCTACAGCATCACCAGTCGGCATGTGAGCCCCAAACTGGCCACATTTTTCGGGGAGTTCCTGGAGGAGAAGAGTGATACGCATGCTCTGGGACTGCAACTACTGTGTCCAGGACTTGAGAAGCAGAGTGAAGTAATCACCGTTGTGGCCGCCAAAAACTCGAATCGCTTTCGCATACAGTCCGACTATGTGGAGACCTTCGCCATGATCCTTGAGCGGATTGTGGAGAGAACTCTGCAGCTGGACAGCTCAGCGGGCCTGATCAAAATGGACAAGAAGAAGCCGAAGCGCGGAGTACTCAATCGCTGCGTCGAACGCCTCATGGCGGCTCCTTTTCTACCCACCCAGCCAATCCTTCACCGGATCGACGTCCACCACGAAACCCAGCAGAATATAAGGAAGCAAACG GACCAGTTGGAGGAGCTGTGGCAGCAGTTTAAGACCCTGCAGCGACAATTGCAGGAGCAATCGGAGAGTGAGCCCAAGGAGGCTCTCACCATGAAAATCGAGTCCAACTACGACCAGCTTATCCTGGAGGGTGATAAACTGGTGGAGATTAGGAGGGATGAACGCAA ACAGCGCTGCGACCTGAACTGCGCCGTGGCATTAGCCAAATGGATTATTCATGCCTTGAACCTGGAGGAACGTGTAGTCAATGTGGTAAGCTCAGTGCTAAGTGTGCCTATCGAGGACTGGACTGAACTG AGTTGGGAGGAGTCGATGGCGCCCGGAATTGATATGCTGCATCATTTTGGGCCGCTTACCCGTTCGAAATCCTCATCCACACATGGATTGCTGGATGCCAACGCTGGAAGCAGGGATAGTTTTGATTACAGCCGCTTTAGACGACACTTTGCCACACTTTTCGACAGGATTGTGAGATTAGCCTCCTCCCCAATGGCAATTAACCCCGAAAAGGGCAAGGAGGAATCTTCCACGGAGGAGAAGCCACCGCCGACACAGCAGGTAGATGAAATCGGAAACATGCAGCGTATGCTGGGCGAGAAGGGCTTGCCACTGGCTCCGCCGAAGCGAAAGACCAACATGAGCAGCTCCCTGGAGGCAGTGGAAGACGATGAGGAGTACGACGAGGAGGATCTTCGCGAGGATGTGGGCTATCGCAAGGAGTACGGAGCCACCGATCAGAAGAACCCAAACAACAAGAAGCGATCCGAGTGGGTGAACGAGGACTTTGAGCTGCCCACCACCGAGGAGCTATTCAGCGACCTGGGCATCTGGTGGTAG
- the LOC6735537 gene encoding helicase domino isoform X4: MPKKYEHVIMCRLSNRQRYLYEDFMSRSKTRETLQTGNLLSVINVLMQLRKVCNHPNMFEARPTISPFQMDGITFHTPRLVCDIMEYDPFTQINLETINLLLLHLEQTMTAYVSHKSRLLAPPRKLIEDIDTAPLPAPRCPNGKYRFHIRVRSAELAQRIKLNAVKVGASPAMRLEGSKIVPMRNLLPSGRVLKRVSASINPVNMALKPVVINSVVTTSSTTASSPTGALSVLSNSKLLGARSQINAPTPAKVAKTMQDGKPFFYLTPATNSGSAGARLTLTSKTTASASTTTSRTTVTASTTSGQQLIRDPIVKDLATHVKSTAQKQSIANGKTEPEEETEAEDPYKVQELIQMRKEQRLAALKRMAMINRRRTDATPIYGEDCRRAIQRCMQATRSLKRSTWQTRGYANCCTAMSHRNGWSLNHLLKSFEERCADLKPLFANFVIYVPSVCAPRIRRYVQNLSSTHWQYERRIENIVDQALRPKLALLHPIISAMTTKFPDPRLIQYDCGKLQTMDRLLRQLKVNGHRVLIFTQMTKMLDVLEAFLNYHGHIYLRLDGSTRVEQRQILMERFNGDKRIFCFILSTRSGGVGINLTGADTVIFYDSDWNPTMDAQAQDRCHRIGQTRDVHIYRLVSERTIEVNILKKANQKRMLSDMAIEGGNFTTTFFKSSTIKDLFTMEQSEQDESSQEKSENKDRIVATTTISDTPSTVVETEKQSLRAFEHALAAAEDEQDVQATKTAKAEVAADLAEFDENIPISTEDPNAEGGPQVELSKADLEMQNLVKQLSPIERYAMRFVEETGAAWTAEQLRAAEAELEAQKREWEANRLAAMHKEEELLKQETEAEEMLTYSRKDSSNQVWISRNTMEQMPMWCPPTPPQDNDNDIYIDYSLSFMYELEPIAETDLPPVYVRKEHKRSRTDAGYDGSRRPNKMRREDNYVPPRSLFDRPTPQLARLRRELKSQRFRGSFKPNMPIPGLKPQLPTKPLTEPEAMAEWCVFEDMAILHVLVNLQGLPCSLMLLSPGQTPNWDLVSEMVNFCSKTYRSARQCRWRYETHIQPREEGKVVESPKKQKKLKPTLRTEYLKSPLRYLRTTQLYVSDNNASFYKTMRSRFDSIKTAYLKKAPPPKRQFSAPSLMNPKHMEVLQEFGIQNYDQPVPPQNIAAMKANKIREKQRGQQMSQPPVGVGVVQQVQQQSQQQQPAPPPPPQQQQQQQVVQQVQQQQQQQQQVVQQQLPTVSNVQQTLPVQQTVELVQQQPSTTTTVAVPAAGGQLQQLQIQHLTSSNVSPGQQTAILLHQPQQQLRTHPGQGGQSNTQQLVKTIVGTSSSLTAGQLQQLAQQSAAASGGQSSVSVVLTTPVQTLPSVVQPQIGSGAQIVSISSQTLPVNSSPQLGSIVQTQSLPQVVSVSTLPTVGTVLTTTANQPQQQHQTTAVTTLNTAMLRGQRIVSTAAGNTLQQRTTAGGQSIVSMPNLGQGASPSQFQTQLRLAAVPTSPATQTTQLVTTKGIPVSALQQGGKTTVIPVTQQSGGAHIQLYRQRSLKVLQTTTQAVPSGSAGATGATANLVQAGGTIIQASNMATHVTSQKVAVSGMPGTSTTVQAGNVVSSVQMHGQARTQFIKQMAAGKQQLQRQVVSADGTTTTTGAGDMLLVKRHNILAAQKAQQASGALFTTTTGQQQQQQQQQGQLPVAGQPQQVTQHQIASLVKASTAAAASGSSVNAGGVTVSATNPTVQAGSVNMTLPQLKPGSQIKVTMPNQMRHLQMQQQLTMPRKISRMTQLVSASGQPTATNIVTTTGPQQQQQGVTVSGGGTLPTVASQQQQQQHQQKVGGGNSVQAQLLHIQNTKALPNSVTVQQIQQVMRSGQQGTLATTNLVLGKTSVGRVIPVSVASQANQRQTIQVVSAASAQALAAGNLRTHVAGPSIASALKVAASGGAGGQTTQQTLIAALQHNQRQNASPVRLQTTAGGNLLAVVQQQQQQQHTSIAGPTAGPAEVMTITQTTTTLPTVGSLQQQQQQQQQQGGISQPTTQQVRKLVQKKILIRSEKE, encoded by the exons ATGCCAAAGAAGTACGAGCATGTGATAATGTGTCGCCTGTCGAATCGCCAGCGCTATCTATATGAGGACTTCATGAGCCGCTCCAA AACTCGTGAGACTCTGCAAACGGGCAACTTGTTAAGCGTGATAAATGTACTGATGCAGTTGCGAAAGGTGTGCAATCATCCGAACATGTTTGAAGCGCGTCCTACGATCTCGCCATTTCAAATGGATGGAATTACATTCCACACTCCGCGACTCGTCTGCGATATAATGGAGTATGATCCGTTCACG CAAATAAATCTAGAGACGATAAATCTCTTGCTGTTGCATTTGGAGCAAACTATGACCGCCTACGTCTCGCACAAATCCCGCCTGCTCGCCCCGCCTCGCAAGCTGATCGAGGATATCGATACAGCTCCATTGCCAGCTCCCCGTTGTCCTAATGGAAAATACCGCTTTCATATCCGAGTTCGTAGCGCGGAACTGGCGCAGCGTATCAAATTGAATGCAGTGAAGGTAGGAGCCAGTCCAGCCATGCGGTTGGAGGGTTCAAAGATTGTGCCAATGCGCAATTTGCTACCAAGTGGAAGAGTACTGAAAAGGGTCAGTGCGTCGATCAACCCTGTGAATATGGCTTTGAAACCAGTGGTGATCAATAGTGTGGTGACAACATCTTCGACCACAGCATCTTCTCCTACTGGAGCCTTAAGCGTGCTGAGCAACTCCAAGTTGCTGGGTGCACGTTCGCAAATTAATGCTCCAACGCCCGCTAAAGTAGCAAAAACGATGCAAGACGGAAAACCATTTTTCTACCTCACACCGGCGACAAATTCAGGATCAGCAGGAGCACGTCTTACCCTAACAAGTAAAACCACAGCCTCGGCGTCCACGACGACCTCCAGAACAACAGTTACAGCATCAACTACTTCTGGCCAGCAACTAATAAGGGATCCCATTGTCAAAGATTTGGCCACTCATGTAAAAAGCACAGCACAAAAGCAAAGCATTGCCAATGGGAAGACGGAGCCCGAGgaagaaacagaagcagaGGATCCTTACAAAGTTCAGGAGCTGATTCAGATGCGTAAGGAGCAGCGATTGGCAGCGCTCAAACGTATGGCAATGATAAATCGTCGCCGAACGGATGCCACTCCCATATACGGCGAAGATTGTCGCAGAGCTATACAGCGTTGCATGCAGGCGACCAGATCGCTAAAGCGATCAACCTGGCAGACGCGTGGATACGCCAACTGCTGCACTGCCATGTCGCATCGGAATGGTTGGTCCCTAAACCACTTGCTGAAGAGCTTCGAAGAAAGATGCGCTGATCTAAAGCCACTGTTTGCCAACTTTGTGATCTACGTTCCTTCTGTTTGTGCGCCCCGGATCCGTCGTTATGTACAGAATCTCTCATCGACACACTGGCAGTACGAACGAAGGATTGAAAACATTGTGGATCAGGCCCTGCGGCCTAAGCTAGCGTTGCTGCATCCAATTATTTCGGCAATGACCACTAAGTTCCCAGATCCGCGTCTCATTCAATACGACTGTGGCAAGTTGCAGACCATGGATCGTTTGCTGCGTCAGCTAAAGGTTAACGGGCATCGGGTATTGATATTCACTCAGATGACCAAGATGTTGGATGTTTTGGAAGCTTTTCTCAACTACCATGGTCATATTTATCTGCGTTTGGATGGCTCTACGCGGGTGGAACAGCGGCAGATCCTTATGGAGCGGTTTAATGGAGATAAACGAATCTTCTGCTTTATCCTCTCCACGCGGTCTGGTGGAGTGGGCATCAATTTGACGGGTGCCGATACTGTGATCTTTTACGACTCAGACTGGAACCCTACAATGGATGCGCAGGCCCAAGATCGATGCCATCGAATTGGTCAAACGCGAGATGTACATATCTACCGACTTGTCTCCGAAAGAACCATAGAGGTTAACATTCTCAAGAAGGCAAACCAAAAGCGAATGCTCAGCGACATGGCCATCGAGGGTGGCAACTTCACAACTACGTTCTTTAAGAGTTCCACCATCAAGGATCTCTTTACAATGGAGCAGAGCGAGCAAGACGAGTCGAGCCAAGAGAAGTCGGAAAACAAGGATAGAATTGTCGCTACGACAACGATTTCGGATACGCCGTCGACAGTTGTGGAGACGGAGAAGCAGTCACTGCGCGCATTCGAGCACGCGTTGGCTGCCGCCGAGGACGAGCAGGATGTGCAGGCCACGAAAACGGCTAAAGCCGAGGTGGCAGCTGATCTGGCCGAGTTCGACGAGAACATTCCTATTTCAACAGAAGATCCAAATGCGGAAGGAGGCCCTCAAGTGGAACTCAGCAAGGCCGATCTGGAGATGCAGAACTTGGTTAAACAG CTCTCACCGATAGAGCGATATGCCATGCGCTTTGTGGAAGAAACCGGAGCGGCATGGACGGCGGAACAATTGCGAGCCGCGGAAGCGGAACTGGAGGCCCAGAAACGCGAGTGGGAGGCCAATCGCTTGGCGGCCATGcacaaggaggaggagctgttAAAGCAAGAAACGGAAGCGGAGGAGATGCTTACCTACAGTCGCAAGGATTCGAGTAATCAG GTCTGGATATCGCGCAACACCATGGAACAGATGCCG ATGTGGTGTCCTCCCACGCCGCCGCAAGACAACGATAACGATATCTATATCGACTATTCGCTGTCGTTCATGTATGAGCTGGAACCGATTGCGGAGACGGATCTGCCGCCAGTTTACGTACGCAAGGAGCACAAGCGCTCGCGCACGGATGCTGGGTACGATGGTAGCAGACGGCCCAATAAGATGCGTCGGGAGGATAACTATGTGCCACCCAGATCGCTCTTCGATCGCCCAACGCCACAGCTGGCGCGACTGCGTCGGGAGCTGAAGAGCCAGCGATTCCGCGGAAGCTTTAAGCCTAATATGCCGATTCCAGGCCTTAAACCACAACTTCCAACTAAACCTCTTACTGAACCTGAGGCCATGGCTGAATGGTGTGTCTTCGAGGATATGGCCATTTTGCACGTCCTGGTAAATCTGCAAGGATTACCTTGCAGCCTTATGCTGCTCTCACCGGGCCAAACGCCCAACTGGGACCTCGTCTCAGAGATGGTCAACTTCTGTTCGAAAACCTACCGTTCGGCGCGGCAGTGTCGCTGGAGGTACGAAACGCACATTCAGCCGCGTGAGGAAGGCAAGGTGGTGGAGAGTCccaagaagcagaagaagctTAAGCCCACTCTGCGCACTGAGTACCTGAAGAGTCCGCTGCGATATTTGCGAACTACCCAGCTGTATGTAAGCGATAACAACGCCTCGTTTTACAAGACGATGCGGTCCCGCTTCGACAGCATTAAGACTGCTTACCTTAAGAAAGCACCGCCGCCGAAACGCCAGTTTAGTGCTCCGAGCCTGATGAATCCCAAGCACATGGAGGTGCTACAGGAGTTTGGCATCCAAAACTATGATCAACCGGTGCCGCCACAGAACATTGCGGCAATGAAGGCAAATAAGATTCGGGAGAAGCAGCGGGGGCAGCAGATGTCCCAGCCTCCGGTTGGCGTGGGAGTGGTTcagcaagtgcagcagcagtctcagcagcagcagcctgcaccaccaccgccgccgcagcaacagcagcagcaacaagtggtTCAGCAggtccaacagcagcaacagcagcagcagcaggttgTGCAGCAACAACTTCCCACTGTTTCAAACGTTCAACAGACTCTGCCCGTCCAGCAAACCGTGGAGCTCGTGCAGCAGCAACCCAGCACCACGACAACAGTGGCGGTGCCCGCTGCCGGTGGtcagttgcagcagctgcagatccAGCACTTGACCAGTTCCAATGTCTCGCCCGGTCAACAGACTGCCATCCTGCTCCaccaaccgcagcagcaattgCGTACGCACCCCGGGCAAGGTGGACAATCCAATACTCAACAGTTGGTCAAGACTATTGTCGGCACCTCCTCCAGCTTGACCGCGGGCCAATTGCAACAATTGGCCCAACAGTCTGCAGCCGCTTCTGGTGGCCAGTCCAGTGTGAGTGTAGTCCTAACCACTCCAGTACAGACACTTCCGTCGGTAGTGCAACCCCAGATAGGCTCTGGTGCCCAGATCGTGTCCATCTCGTCACAGACGCTGCCCGTTAACAGCTCTCCCCAATTGGGCAGCATTGTGCAGACCCAATCGCTGCCACAAGTGGTCTCCGTTAGCACTTTGCCCACCGTGGGCACCGTACTGACCACCACTGCCAATcagccacaacagcagcatcagacCACGGCTGTAACCACTTTGAACACGGCCATGTTGCGTGGTCAGCGGATTGTCTCGACAGCTGCAGGAAACACCCTTCAACAGCGAACGACAGCCGGTGGTCAGTCTATTGTCTCTATGCCGAACTTAGGACAAGGCGCGAGTCCTTCGCAATTCCAGACGCAGCTTCGTTTGGCGGCTGTTCCCACATCTCCAGCCACTCAGACCACACAGTTGGTGACCACAAAGGGAATTCCGGTGAGCGCATTGCAGCAGGGAGGGAAGACGACGGTGATTCCGGTAACTCAGCAATCTGGAGGAGCACATATACAGCTCTACCGCCAGCGCAGCTTGAAGGTGCTGCAGACAACGACACAAGCCGTGCCCAGCGGATCAGCTGGGGCTACTGGAGCTACTGCTAATCTGGTGCAAGCAGGCGGTACCATAATCCAAGCTAGCAATATGGCCACGCATGTGACAAGCCAAAAAGTGGCCGTGTCGGGAATGCCGGGCACCTCCACTACTGTGCAGGCTGGCAACGTAGTAAGCAGCGTGCAAATGCACGGACAGGCCAGGACGCAGTTTATCAAGCAGATGGCGGCCggaaagcagcagctgcagcgccaAGTGGTGTCCGCTGACGGAACGACCACCACAACGGGAGCAGGGGATATGTTACTGGTTAAGCGTCATAATATTCTTGCCGCTCAAAAGGCGCAGCAGGCTTCTGGAGCACTCTTTACCACCACCACtggacagcagcaacagcagcagcagcagcaaggtCAACTCCCAGTGGCCGGGCAACCGCAGCAGGTAACTCAGCATCAGATAGCGTCCCTGGTTAAAGCTTCcacggcagcggcggcaagcGGTAGTAGTGTTAATGCAGGCGGAGTCACCGTATCGGCTACTAATCCGACTGTTCAAGCGGGAAGCGTGAATATGACACTTCCACAGCTCAAGCCTGGCAGCCAGATCAAGGTAACCATGCCCAATCAGATGCGCCATctgcaaatgcaacagcagctgaCGATGCCGCGAAAGATCAGCCGGATGACACAGCTGGTCAGCGCCAGTGGTCAGCCCACGGCCACTAATATAGTAACGACAACTGGTccccagcaacagcagcagggaGTCACAGTGTCTGGCGGCGGTACCTTGCCCACAGTTGcttcgcagcagcaacagcagcagcatcagcagaagGTTGGAGGTGGAAACAGTGTCCAGGCACAATTGCTGCACATTCAAAACACAAAGGCACTGCCGAATTCGGTGACCGTGCAGCAGATTCAACAAGTGATGCGAAGTGGTCAGCAGGGCACGTTAGCCACCACCAATCTGGTGTTGGGTAAAACGAGCGTGGGACGGGTAATCCCCGTGTCGGTGGCTTCACAGGCCAACCAGCGTCAAACCATTCAG GTTGTTTCAGCTGCCTCAGCTCAAGCTTTGGCTGCGGGAAATCTGCGCACCCATGTTGCTGGGCCGAGCATTGCCAGTGCTCTGAAGGTGGCCGCTTCTGGTGGTGCAGGAGGGCAGACCACGCAGCAGACGCTGATAGCTGCACTGCAGCATAATCAGCGGCAGAACGCCAGTCCTGTTCGGCTGCAAACCACGGCAGGAGGCAATCTTCTTGCCgttgtgcagcagcaacagcagcagcagcacacaaGTATTGCAGGACCAACCGCTGGACCGGCAGAGGTGATGACCATCACTCAGACGACCACCACGCTGCCCACGGTTGGCAgcttgcagcagcaacagcagcagcagcaacaacagggcGGCATATCGCAGCCCACAACGCAACAGGTACGCAAGCTGGTGCAGAAAAAGATCCTGATACGCAGCGAGAAAGAATAA